A single Arachidicoccus sp. BS20 DNA region contains:
- a CDS encoding TetR/AcrR family transcriptional regulator — MTDKKTHIVNVAVELFSQNGFEGTSMRDLASTAGVNIAMINYYFGTKEKLFETIVESRANLHREVLENVLNDKKLSSIQKIDKVVDYQVEKVLEDRHFHKVLQAEVMLNKRPDLNQAIGNIFKRNSWVTRAILEEGVKCGEFRKVEPGLVISTIYGTVRHVFLSRTLCHVVFEDLDDNTDPFTDPKIRKKVADYLKQLMRAYLLKK; from the coding sequence ATGACGGACAAAAAAACTCATATCGTAAATGTAGCTGTTGAATTGTTTTCGCAAAACGGCTTTGAAGGTACGTCTATGCGCGACTTAGCAAGTACAGCGGGCGTAAACATTGCGATGATTAATTACTATTTCGGTACTAAAGAAAAATTGTTCGAAACAATTGTTGAAAGCCGCGCTAATCTTCATAGAGAAGTTTTGGAAAATGTTTTGAACGACAAAAAACTTTCTTCCATTCAGAAAATAGATAAGGTTGTTGATTACCAGGTAGAAAAAGTGTTGGAAGACCGCCATTTTCATAAAGTATTGCAGGCAGAAGTGATGCTGAATAAACGTCCGGACCTGAATCAGGCTATCGGAAATATATTTAAAAGGAACTCCTGGGTTACACGGGCAATTCTTGAAGAAGGTGTTAAATGCGGGGAATTCAGAAAAGTAGAACCCGGTTTGGTCATCTCTACGATTTATGGCACAGTACGTCATGTGTTTTTGTCAAGAACATTATGCCATGTGGTTTTTGAAGACCTTGATGATAATACTGACCCGTTTACCGACCCAAAAATAAGGAAGAAAGTCGCGGATTATCTGAAGCAGTTGATGCGAGCGTATTTGTTGAAAAAATAA
- a CDS encoding transposase has translation MKIEYNNLYTHFILITQCRLPLITEKNRERIEKYITGIVNNNNSKLYSIYANPEHIHFLVSRSPKISEEVLATIVADSSAKFINDNKLSVGVFSWQQSASAFSISKTDIDKVCKYILNQPEHHKKLSFAEEYDKFMKHYQKTLKWDIS, from the coding sequence ATGAAAATAGAATACAATAACCTTTACACGCATTTTATCCTGATAACTCAGTGCCGACTTCCTTTAATAACTGAAAAGAATAGAGAGCGAATTGAAAAATATATTACGGGAATAGTGAACAACAATAATTCAAAACTATATAGCATTTATGCAAATCCAGAACACATACATTTTCTTGTGTCTCGTTCTCCTAAAATATCCGAAGAAGTGTTGGCAACGATTGTAGCAGACAGTTCTGCAAAATTTATAAATGACAATAAATTGAGTGTCGGTGTATTCTCATGGCAACAATCTGCTTCTGCGTTTTCCATTTCCAAAACAGATATAGATAAAGTTTGCAAATACATTCTCAATCAGCCGGAACATCATAAGAAACTTAGCTTTGCAGAAGAGTATGATAAGTTTATGAAACATTATCAAAAAACGTTAAAGTGGGATATAAGCTAA
- a CDS encoding DinB family protein, with protein MENKREVWLRGNKTNGLSPLLQPVADALLQAREEIENALQNFPDNLLWEKPAGCASVGFHLKHIAGFLDRLLTYAEAKQLSQEQFSYLKSEETVDESTTIFLVNMVTLRIEQTIERLKNLPENILTEKRGVGRAALPSTVIGLCIHAAEHTMRHTGQLIVMVKILAEQFK; from the coding sequence ATGGAAAACAAAAGAGAGGTTTGGCTGCGTGGGAATAAAACAAATGGCTTGTCTCCTTTGCTACAACCCGTTGCAGATGCATTGTTGCAGGCAAGAGAAGAAATAGAAAATGCGTTGCAAAATTTTCCTGATAATTTGTTATGGGAAAAGCCTGCCGGCTGTGCCTCTGTCGGGTTTCATTTAAAACATATTGCAGGCTTTCTCGACAGATTGCTTACTTACGCCGAAGCAAAACAACTTTCACAAGAACAATTTTCATATTTAAAAAGTGAAGAAACCGTTGACGAAAGCACAACGATTTTCTTAGTGAACATGGTTACACTGCGTATTGAACAAACAATAGAACGCTTAAAAAATCTTCCTGAAAATATATTAACCGAAAAGCGTGGTGTAGGCAGAGCAGCATTGCCTTCAACCGTTATCGGACTTTGTATTCATGCTGCGGAGCATACAATGCGGCACACGGGCCAATTGATTGTAATGGTAAAGATTTTGGCGGAGCAGTTTAAGTAA
- a CDS encoding TolC family protein, translated as MKQLLKKCRLLLVVVVLAAPVFAFAQQTDTTLDLRGAIQLSLNNSKQLKLSSAKVEQALASVSEAKNNQLPDLKVSGAYYYLTKPHINISPDLSSNDDDDNSSDDSNSGSSFPNVHQAVYGMLTASLPIFAGGKITNGIKSAQYLAEAAKLDAGNDKEEVIQNTIEAYNNLYKAIATVKLVQENLATAKQRVKDFQSMEANGIVARNDLMKVELQESNVELALLDAENNRKIANYNFNIMLGLNDSTVIGIDSSDIDNDENVPSLSDLENLARSNRFDYLALLDRQQAAEYNTKVVKGNQYPSLAFAGGYMAADIPKALSLYNVVNVGVSVSYDIGSLYKNNAKVRQAKAEEKILAISRDKLNDDIHTQIYTAYNNYFEALKKIDVYKVAIAQAEENYRITKNKYDNSLETTTNLLDADVALLQAKINYEYARADAAVVYNKIYETVGTLNKKFNNLQ; from the coding sequence ATGAAGCAATTATTAAAAAAATGTAGATTACTTCTTGTGGTGGTAGTGCTGGCTGCACCTGTGTTTGCATTTGCACAGCAAACCGACACGACCCTTGACTTAAGGGGAGCCATACAGCTTAGCCTGAATAACAGCAAGCAATTAAAGCTTTCTTCTGCAAAAGTAGAACAGGCGCTTGCAAGCGTATCCGAAGCAAAAAATAATCAACTACCCGATTTGAAAGTTTCGGGCGCATATTATTATCTTACGAAACCGCATATCAATATTTCGCCGGATTTGTCGAGCAATGATGATGACGATAACAGCAGCGACGATAGTAACTCCGGTTCTTCGTTTCCCAATGTGCATCAGGCTGTGTATGGGATGCTTACTGCAAGTTTGCCAATATTCGCAGGCGGAAAAATTACCAACGGGATAAAGTCCGCACAGTATCTCGCAGAAGCGGCAAAGCTCGATGCCGGCAACGATAAAGAAGAAGTAATTCAAAATACAATTGAAGCATACAACAATCTGTACAAAGCAATTGCTACGGTAAAGCTGGTGCAGGAAAATCTGGCAACAGCAAAGCAACGCGTGAAAGATTTTCAAAGTATGGAAGCCAACGGTATTGTCGCACGCAACGATTTGATGAAAGTTGAATTGCAGGAAAGCAATGTAGAACTCGCATTGCTGGATGCAGAAAACAACCGCAAAATTGCCAACTATAATTTTAACATCATGCTTGGCTTGAACGACAGTACGGTTATCGGTATTGACTCCAGCGACATCGACAACGACGAAAATGTACCAAGTCTTTCAGATTTGGAAAATCTGGCTCGTTCCAATCGATTTGATTATCTCGCTTTGTTGGACAGACAGCAGGCTGCCGAATACAATACCAAAGTTGTAAAAGGTAATCAATATCCGTCTTTGGCATTTGCCGGCGGTTACATGGCAGCAGATATTCCAAAAGCATTATCGTTGTATAACGTGGTAAATGTTGGAGTAAGCGTGAGCTACGACATCGGTTCTTTGTATAAAAATAATGCAAAGGTGCGTCAGGCAAAAGCCGAAGAAAAAATACTTGCTATCAGCAGGGATAAACTGAATGATGATATTCATACGCAAATTTATACGGCTTACAATAATTATTTTGAAGCGTTGAAAAAGATAGATGTGTATAAAGTAGCCATTGCGCAAGCCGAAGAAAATTATCGCATTACCAAAAACAAATACGATAATTCACTCGAAACTACAACCAATTTGCTGGATGCAGATGTGGCTTTGCTTCAGGCAAAAATCAATTATGAATATGCCCGCGCCGATGCAGCGGTTGTGTACAACAAAATATACGAAACCGTCGGAACGCTTAATAAAAAATTCAACAATCTTCAGTAA